ATTATCTGTcctccaggcgtaggtacaaGATGGCCGACAGTGGGCGTGGCAGGTGTAGGTGTAGCTGTTGGAGGCGTTTGTCACATCAGGGCCCGTGATGGAAACGTTGGCGGGTCCGACTGAGGCCAGAGAGTCAAACGTGAGACCAGGCAGgtggaaaagaaataaaaataaataaataaaactaacacACTTTCTCAACACCAACCTAAGACCTGGAACCGCTTGGTCGCCGTGGCGTTGGCTGCGGTGATGTCATCTGTGGCCGTGCACGTCGCCGTCACGTTCTCCGCCCAGCGGTCAAGCCTGAAGTCCAGGACGTTCTCCCGACCCTTCGCGTCCCCGCCCTCCAAAGACATCTGATACGTGCACTTTGAGCAAGTTCCAAAACACACGACGCTGGCGGGGACGCTCACGGTCACGTAGTCCGGACCGAGAAGAAATACCTGTAACTCTGAAAACACCACAGTCAGAGAGCTTGTTTCTTTAACACGGTAGAATTATTAGATCTGATAAAATCTGCACTTACTGTGACTATGGCTATAGAGTTCTGGCTTCTCCCCAGCTGACAATAGTGGCTGAAGGCCTAATGGAATGATGGGCTGTAGttaaaatgtgctttatttTGGTCAAAAGTTGAAAGTTGTGGTGTTACctgccagaaacagcagcagccggagcctGCGGAGCTTCGAGGAGCCTCCGATTTGTCCAGGCTTGTTGGTATTATGCATTATCCTGGAGAGCCCGAAGTGCACAGCCACCGGTGGAAGAAGAACACTGATACTGCTGTTCAAGCTCAGTCAGGATTAGAAGGCAAACAGCTCTTATCACAGGCATCATGAAAAATCCATGTATTTTAAttatcagtcagtcagtcggcTGCGACCCACAGCGGCTGTAGCAAACTTATACTTGACTTTTAGGGATTTTCAATTCAGATTTTAAAAATTTTACATGCAGGAAAATAATCACTTTGTTAAACTTATTGTGGGAACATGTGCAGGTTGATGCATTGCATTGCATGGTGTGCCTAGTGCACCGGGTGACCTCGCCCTTAAGATCTGAAAAGGACAGAATTATCAAAATGCAAACGGATAAAACCAGCTCGACTCTATACTAAGCTCTGAAAACCCAATTTCAATAAGAGACAAAAATAATCACACAAACGAGAAGTGAGCTTTGTAAAAACTGAAATTTAttcaaataatatatattaaaaaacacaatcagcaaggaaaaaatgttttgttagcAGATGTGCAACAGTGAACTACCGGTTGTACATTTATTTGTCTAGTGGTGTGTCCTTACAGTGAAGTCTCCTTCGAATCTCTGGGCGGCCTGAAGGTCAGTATCTCTGTGAATGTGTgacctacacaaacacagaggaggaagacgacatGCGTGGATCAGCTGTTTGACTTCAACCTATTAGAAACTGTATTCTTCTGTTTCAGCATGCGAGAAGAAGCTTTAAACACGTTCTAAGCTCATCGCCGCCCTCTTGCGGTCGACCACGGGTACTGCAACGTCACTGAGCCCCCGCTTCTCTTACGTTTCCACTGGTCCAGCGGCAGGTCCGTGTTGTCCATGGTCTGGTCGTACGGCAGCGCCTCCGTCTCCTCGTCGGCGTCTCTGAACTCGCTGAAGAACGGCAGGTCCAGCGCCTCCGAGGCGCTCACCCTCTCCTCGGGATCCAGGAGCAGCATCTTCTCCAGGACGCACACGGCTGCGGAGACGCGTGGAGGGTCGGTgggatggagcagcagcagcagcttctaaGCGGGTGGGTTCTACTTACCGTGGGAGCTGGCTTTGGCGAACACGGAGTGCAGGTCTTTTTTTGGCACTTTGGGTAAACTCCTGATGTAGTTTTTGGCCTTTTGAAAACAAACGTCTGCGTTTTACCCTTGGTAATAAACTAAACATATATTGAGTTCATCATCTTCACAACGTCTTACATCCTGGCTCTGTAGCTTCACAACAAAGTCGGCCGCCGGCGTTCCTGTGATCTTCATGATTTCTCTGAGCTGGTCCAGGTCTGGCAGGGGCTGTAGTTAAGAACGATCTGACTCATAATGAATTAGTCCTGACCCTCAGCTTCAGGTATTATAGAACTGGACAGTTTCCGCAGCCAAGGATACGGTCGTTCCCCTTGAACAGCGGCTTTCCCAGCAGCATCTCCGCCATGATGCAGCCGGCCGACCAGATGTCCACTGCAACAGAGAGCGCCCGTCAGCTCGTTCACCCACCTGCCGAGAGGCCAACCGCGGGGACTGGGAGCCTACCGGTTTGCGTGTAGTGCATCCAGTTCAGGATGACCTCCGGCGCGCGGTACCAGCGCGTCACCACGTAGCCCGTCATCTCGGCGTCGGCCTGCCTCGCCAGCCCAAAGTCCAGGATCTGGAGCGGGAGCGGTTGTACACGTTATTGAGCAACTCGAATCAAATCCACATTCAAGTACGAGGAGTTTAGAACTAAATCCTTTCAAGGCTTGATTCAATCTGAATCAAAGAGGCCGTTTTCTCCGTTTCAGCCTCTAAAATGTGTCCTAGATACTGTAGGTCCTAAAATACTTTTAGAGACAGTGGCTCTCACATGTTTGTTCACTGTGAAAGTCAGTATCTCAAATTATTGTGTAAACCGTAGTACCTTTAACTCGCAGTCCGGGTTAATGGCTAAATTCCCAGGTTTAAGGTCCTGTGGGAAACAACACATgatcattcaaaagcagaaaacaatcAAATTTAACTTAGCTGTAACTCAGATGTGATGACATCTGAGGCAGATGATAAAGACACAAATACCAACAGTGCAAAGCTCCCAGTGTGGGAATGAGTGATAAAGAGGAAGGGCCCTCCCCCCAAAGCTCATAGttgctgaggtcaaaggtcacgtacCCTGTGGATGATCCCTGCCGAGTGGATATACTGAGGAGAGAGGGGACATTGACACAGTCACTGAACTGATAGGGAGTCATTAATTCACTGGTGGTGGGAGTGGGCGAGCACCTTGAGTCCCTTCATCATCTGATAGACCAGGAACTGCACCCTGTCCTCCGACAGCCGCTCCAGCTTCATCAGCTTGCCCAGGTCCGTCCCCATgaacggcatcaccaggtaACTGCGGGAGAGCAGGAGTCGAGCAATTCAAAAAGGGGGAGAAACGGCAAACGCGGCTTCTATAATCAggacgcacgcgcgcacacaaacgtACAAGTCCCGCAGTCGGTCCAGGGAGATCTCCGAAGTGAAGACGTCCAGGAGCCCGATCACCTGATCACAAACAGCGGGTGGGTTTTTTCAAGTGGAACCGAGGCGCTGGCTTTGAAACGCGCACGCGCACTCACACGCACTCACGTTTTCGTGCTTCATGTGCTTGAGCAGCCGCAGCTCCCTGTACGCTCTCTTGGCGAACAGCTTGGACTGGAACGGCCGGTGCAGCTTCTTGATGGCCACCTGCGTCCCGCTGCGCCGGTCCCACGCTGAACTTTGAACACACGGACAGAGTGACGGACATTTACACGGTGGGTGCCGAGAGGGGAAACGGCCCGTGTGTGACTCGACACAACGTCGGGCTCCATTCTCTGCGCTTAACGGGGCTCCCTTTGACGTTAACAATGCGCCTGAGGGGGTGCGTTCCTTTGTTGACCCTCACCcaaacagcacaaagcaaaGAATGGCCCTGCGGAGCCAGCTGGACGGACCAATACTGCACCAGCAACAATGCAGTTTAAAGCTCATCCACACATCTAAACTTGAAGTAAAGACGCGCAGACGGACTTTTCGGCAGATTCTCCGCTTCCTCTGAGCTGCGCGTTCATCCTGAGCGGCTCGTGCGAACCGCAGCACGCCGGTTACTCACCACACTGTGCCATACGCTCCCGTCCCGACCTGCTTCAAGTCCCGGTACCGCTCCGGAACCTCCCACACGGTTCTGTTGACCTCCTGCCGGTAGAAGCCCGTCCTGGAGCGCGCAGACATCGCGGCGCGGCGTCTCGGACCCGGGCTGACGTCAAGATGCGGCGTCCGATGCGACTTTTTCCGTGCGCTCCGCTCGGTGCGCTCACGCGAAGACGTGCGCTTTTTTTTCTCGCTCAAACGCACAAAGACGCGCAG
Above is a window of Betta splendens chromosome 9, fBetSpl5.4, whole genome shotgun sequence DNA encoding:
- the LOC114861858 gene encoding uncharacterized protein LOC114861858, yielding MHNTNKPGQIGGSSKLRRLRLLLFLAGLQPLLSAGEKPELYSHSHKLQVFLLGPDYVTVSVPASVVCFGTCSKCTYQMSLEGGDAKGRENVLDFRLDRWAENVTATCTATDDITAANATATKRFQVLVGPANVSITGPDVTNASNSYTYTCHAHCRPSCTYAWRTDNGAWIGGYGNVVSVTPKKTTDHVALTCKATNNVSGMFVSATEKVTVARLNSGPSTRPEGTPAVLLLLLLLLAAFVASAAPVF
- the LOC114861856 gene encoding mitogen-activated protein kinase 12-like, whose amino-acid sequence is MRTGGICAAAKSRPRRRLRVFVRLSEKKKRTSSRERTERSARKKSHRTPHLDVSPGPRRRAAMSARSRTGFYRQEVNRTVWEVPERYRDLKQVGTGAYGTVCSAWDRRSGTQVAIKKLHRPFQSKLFAKRAYRELRLLKHMKHENVIGLLDVFTSEISLDRLRDFYLVMPFMGTDLGKLMKLERLSEDRVQFLVYQMMKGLKYIHSAGIIHRDLKPGNLAINPDCELKILDFGLARQADAEMTGYVVTRWYRAPEVILNWMHYTQTVDIWSAGCIMAEMLLGKPLFKGNDHLDQLREIMKITGTPAADFVVKLQSQDAKNYIRSLPKVPKKDLHSVFAKASSHAVCVLEKMLLLDPEERVSASEALDLPFFSEFRDADEETEALPYDQTMDNTDLPLDQWKRHTFTEILTFRPPRDSKETSL